A portion of the Sphaerochaeta pleomorpha str. Grapes genome contains these proteins:
- the argF gene encoding ornithine carbamoyltransferase, which produces MEPQVSLKGRSFLTLKDYSREEILYLLDLSMELKAKKNKLGHSKKVDGKLLDGKNIVLIFDKTSTRTRCSFEVAAFDEGAHVTFLTNSQMGKKESIEDTAKVLGRMYDGIEYRGFSMQLVQDIATYSGVPVWNGLTDDDHPTQVLADFLTAMEHTGKPLHEMKMAYIGDGRNNVSNALMIGAAKVGMDYSVGTPEELSPSGELLATLLPIAKENGSTISVTTDPYEAVKGADIIYTDIWVSMGEEDQTEKRIALLKDYQVTMDLLKASGNGKVLFEHCLPSFHDLNTTVAKQIHEQYGLKELEVTDEVFRSEHSVVFDEAENRMHTIKAVMVATMSDFLEA; this is translated from the coding sequence ATGGAACCACAAGTAAGTCTCAAGGGCCGAAGTTTTCTTACCCTCAAGGATTACTCTCGCGAGGAGATTTTGTATCTGCTCGACCTTTCAATGGAATTGAAAGCCAAGAAAAACAAACTTGGACATTCGAAAAAGGTCGATGGAAAATTGCTCGATGGTAAAAACATCGTTCTTATTTTTGACAAAACCTCGACGCGTACCCGTTGTTCTTTTGAAGTGGCAGCTTTTGACGAAGGTGCACATGTTACCTTTCTGACCAATAGCCAGATGGGGAAAAAGGAATCGATCGAAGATACTGCGAAGGTCTTGGGAAGAATGTATGACGGTATAGAATACCGTGGATTTTCCATGCAGCTTGTGCAGGACATTGCAACATATAGTGGTGTTCCCGTATGGAATGGACTTACAGATGATGATCATCCTACCCAGGTCCTTGCAGATTTCCTTACTGCCATGGAACATACAGGAAAACCTCTGCATGAAATGAAAATGGCCTACATAGGGGATGGTAGGAACAATGTTTCCAATGCCCTGATGATAGGTGCCGCGAAAGTCGGTATGGATTACAGCGTGGGGACTCCCGAGGAACTTTCTCCTTCTGGGGAACTCCTAGCCACACTGCTTCCGATAGCCAAAGAAAACGGCAGTACGATATCAGTCACTACAGATCCGTATGAAGCTGTTAAAGGTGCCGATATCATCTATACGGATATCTGGGTATCAATGGGTGAGGAAGACCAGACGGAAAAGAGAATAGCTTTGCTCAAGGATTATCAGGTAACCATGGATCTTCTCAAGGCCTCCGGTAATGGAAAAGTTTTGTTTGAACATTGTCTGCCCTCGTTCCACGACCTCAATACTACTGTCGCCAAGCAGATTCATGAACAATATGGACTGAAAGAACTTGAGGTTACCGATGAGGTATTCAGAAGCGAACATTCAGTAGTGTTTGATGAAGCGGAAAACAGGATGCATACAATAAAGGCTGTCATGGTTGCAACGATGAGCGATTTCCTTGAGGCTTAG
- a CDS encoding Hsp20/alpha crystallin family protein encodes MKYLVKKDPNYPIVSSFNSLFNDFFGDWGISNSRIPPVDITENDDSYILEAELPGYKQEDVKVNVEKHVLRLSSTKETCTEEKEGKKTLVRERCFQSFERSFSLPEDVNENLVEGEFVDGVLRVTMPKQEVAKPKKIEVKIKNTQ; translated from the coding sequence ATGAAATATCTTGTGAAAAAAGACCCCAACTATCCAATCGTTTCAAGTTTTAATTCTTTGTTTAATGATTTTTTCGGGGATTGGGGTATTTCCAATTCAAGGATTCCCCCAGTAGATATTACCGAAAATGATGATTCGTATATTCTTGAGGCGGAACTTCCTGGATATAAACAGGAAGATGTGAAAGTAAATGTAGAGAAGCATGTACTCCGCCTGAGTTCTACGAAGGAAACCTGTACAGAAGAAAAGGAAGGTAAAAAGACTTTGGTAAGGGAACGTTGTTTCCAGAGTTTCGAACGTTCTTTCAGTCTTCCAGAGGATGTCAACGAGAACCTTGTGGAGGGTGAATTTGTCGATGGTGTTCTGCGAGTGACCATGCCTAAACAGGAAGTTGCCAAACCAAAGAAAATTGAAGTTAAAATCAAGAATACCCAATAG